A portion of the Ferrimonas lipolytica genome contains these proteins:
- a CDS encoding DUF2235 domain-containing protein, producing the protein MANIVVCADGTWNRPEQDSSDYPTNVLKLARAVTASQGEIKQHVFYDWGLGSYYHAVTGGAFGRGIEKNIIDGYRYIVQNYHQGDQIYLFGFSRGAYTVRALSGLINNCGILRREHAARIPEAWKLYKSAVKNKRPSGPTAVNFRQQYSHQGKQVRFIGVWDTVGALGIPRSIIGFFSDKDEFYDTELGSNVEIARHALAIDEKRTDFEPTLWEAKQGLDLQQVWFCGVHSDIGGSYKPDKQGYLASDLPLQWMLTEAASAGLVIEPYIHNRLSINPVAKLNQSRRRLYRLSKPLHRDLKTGEKKPSTLHPSVQQRFLQDPNYRPPQLVKWAEQQGWSESE; encoded by the coding sequence TTGGCAAATATTGTAGTTTGCGCCGATGGCACATGGAATCGACCCGAGCAAGACTCATCTGATTACCCAACCAATGTATTGAAGTTGGCACGAGCAGTGACTGCGAGTCAGGGAGAGATAAAACAGCACGTCTTTTATGATTGGGGGCTTGGCTCTTACTATCACGCTGTAACTGGTGGCGCGTTTGGCCGTGGTATTGAAAAGAACATTATCGATGGCTATCGCTATATTGTTCAAAACTACCACCAAGGAGATCAAATCTACTTGTTTGGTTTTAGTCGTGGGGCCTACACCGTCCGTGCACTTAGTGGGCTGATTAATAACTGTGGCATCCTCCGCCGTGAACACGCAGCGCGGATCCCAGAGGCGTGGAAACTCTATAAAAGTGCGGTAAAAAACAAGCGTCCAAGCGGCCCAACCGCAGTTAACTTTCGGCAGCAATACAGCCATCAAGGTAAACAGGTTCGATTTATCGGGGTATGGGACACCGTTGGTGCACTTGGGATCCCGCGTAGCATCATCGGTTTTTTCTCCGATAAAGATGAATTTTACGATACGGAGCTTGGTTCCAACGTTGAGATTGCCCGGCACGCGCTCGCAATAGACGAGAAGCGTACCGATTTCGAGCCAACGCTGTGGGAGGCAAAGCAGGGCTTGGATCTGCAGCAAGTTTGGTTCTGCGGCGTTCATTCGGACATTGGTGGCTCCTACAAACCAGATAAACAAGGATATCTAGCCTCTGATTTGCCACTGCAGTGGATGCTAACTGAAGCCGCTAGCGCGGGCTTGGTGATTGAGCCCTATATCCATAATCGGTTAAGCATTAACCCCGTGGCTAAACTTAACCAGTCTCGTCGCCGGTTATACCGTTTGTCCAAGCCATTACATCGTGACTTAAAAACTGGGGAAAAAAAACCGTCCACATTGCACCCCAGTGTGCAACAACGCTTCTTACAAGATCCAAATTATCGACCACCACAGCTAGTTAAATGGGCAGAACAACAAGGCTGGAGTGAAAGCGAATAG
- a CDS encoding cysteine hydrolase family protein has product MQALMIIDMQNDFVDRQGKARVTQAEHTVTAIRQLLQYWRDQHWPIIHVVRSHSADGSDSERFRRHAPVCVEGSWGAQPFPLLEPIDNEKVIIKRRFSAFFETDLNQWLNEDKIDHIVVTGTQLPNCIRGTVADALYRDLRVTVVTDACSANSSVIAEANLFDMESMGAQLAHSNNLVDTESVAKRATSPMVQ; this is encoded by the coding sequence ATGCAAGCACTAATGATCATTGATATGCAGAACGACTTTGTCGACCGACAGGGGAAAGCTCGGGTAACGCAAGCTGAACACACGGTTACTGCTATCCGTCAATTATTGCAATATTGGCGTGACCAACACTGGCCGATCATCCATGTAGTTCGCAGCCATAGCGCCGACGGCAGCGATTCAGAGCGATTTCGCCGTCATGCACCAGTTTGCGTAGAGGGCAGTTGGGGAGCACAGCCATTCCCGCTCCTAGAGCCTATTGATAATGAAAAGGTGATCATTAAACGCCGTTTCAGCGCCTTCTTTGAAACCGATTTAAACCAGTGGCTCAACGAAGACAAAATCGACCACATTGTTGTAACTGGTACCCAGTTGCCTAACTGTATCCGTGGCACCGTCGCTGACGCCCTCTATCGCGATCTTAGGGTCACCGTAGTGACTGACGCCTGCTCCGCCAACAGCAGCGTGATTGCAGAAGCCAATCTGTTTGATATGGAGTCTATGGGTGCCCAGTTAGCTCACAGTAACAATCTGGTAGATACTGAATCCGTAGCAAAGCGTGCAACCTCGCCGATGGTACAATAA
- a CDS encoding nitrate reductase cytochrome c-type subunit: MKRFVLAVMAVAVTFTGFVHSEDAQAPIRGIGGVESLRGASELETTRPADALKRFPRDQGTIDSDYVYQPPLVPHTIRNYEVSLNVNKCLSCHSWKNAKEMGATKISVTHYQTREGQVLSDVSPRRYFCLQCHVPQADAKPLVENEFQRVDALQ; encoded by the coding sequence ATGAAACGTTTCGTTCTAGCGGTTATGGCGGTTGCCGTAACATTTACCGGTTTCGTCCACAGCGAAGACGCACAAGCACCGATCCGTGGCATCGGTGGTGTTGAATCGTTACGTGGCGCCAGTGAGCTGGAAACCACGCGCCCAGCAGATGCACTTAAGCGCTTCCCTCGGGACCAAGGCACCATCGACAGTGATTACGTCTACCAGCCACCGTTAGTGCCGCACACCATTCGTAACTACGAGGTGTCGCTCAACGTCAATAAATGCCTATCTTGTCACAGCTGGAAGAATGCTAAAGAGATGGGTGCCACCAAGATCAGCGTTACCCACTACCAAACTCGTGAAGGTCAGGTGCTGTCCGACGTCTCTCCTCGTCGCTACTTCTGCCTGCAGTGTCACGTACCGCAAGCTGATGCTAAGCCTCTGGTTGAAAACGAATTCCAACGTGTTGATGCGTTGCAATAG
- a CDS encoding NapC/NirT family cytochrome c has protein sequence MNILKTFWLRLKSPSKAAAGIVLFMGFMGGLMFWGAFNTGMEATNTEEFCSGCHAPIVKEIRETIHYSNRSGVRAICSDCHVPHNWTDKIVRKVQASKELVAFAMGTISTEEKFQARREHLATREWARMKKNDSQECRNCHNFDFMDFSEQGPRSVKQHSTALASGDKTCVDCHKGIAHKLPDMAGVEGW, from the coding sequence ATGAATATATTGAAAACGTTTTGGCTTAGGCTGAAAAGCCCAAGTAAGGCGGCAGCTGGTATCGTCCTTTTTATGGGCTTTATGGGCGGGCTGATGTTTTGGGGGGCTTTCAACACTGGGATGGAAGCCACCAATACTGAAGAGTTCTGCTCTGGTTGTCACGCACCAATCGTTAAAGAGATTCGTGAAACCATTCACTACTCTAACCGTTCTGGTGTGCGTGCTATCTGTAGTGATTGTCACGTGCCTCATAACTGGACCGATAAGATCGTTCGCAAAGTGCAAGCATCGAAAGAACTGGTGGCCTTTGCGATGGGCACCATTAGTACCGAGGAAAAGTTCCAAGCTCGTCGAGAGCACCTAGCTACTCGTGAGTGGGCGCGGATGAAGAAGAACGATTCGCAGGAGTGTCGTAACTGTCACAACTTCGACTTTATGGACTTCTCAGAACAGGGGCCTCGCAGTGTGAAACAGCACTCTACCGCGTTGGCTTCCGGTGACAAAACCTGCGTCGATTGCCACAAAGGTATTGCTCACAAGCTACCTGACATGGCCGGTGTTGAAGGCTGGTAA
- the napA gene encoding nitrate reductase catalytic subunit NapA, with the protein MKMTRRAFVKANAAASAAAVAGITLPAAATNLIVSSDQTKIKWDKAPCRFCGTGCSVLVGTQNGQVVATQGDPEAPVNRGLNCIKGYFLSKIMYGKDRLQTPMLRMKDGKFDKNGDFAPISWDQAFDIMAEKWKAALKDKGPTSVGMFGSGQWTIMEGYAASKMMKAGFRSNNIDPNARHCMASAVGGFMRSFGIDEPMGCYDDFEHADSFVLWGSNMAEMHPVLWTRITDRRLSNPHVKVNVLSTYYHRSFELADNGMIFEPQTDLAIANFIANYIIENDAVNWDFVEKHTKFKRATTDIGYGLRDEHPLQQQAKNPNVGTMHEMSFEQYKASVAEYTIEKAVEMSGVPADRLLQMAKQYADPNTKVMSLWTMGMNQHTRGVWMNSLVYNIHLLTGKISQPGNSPFSLTGQPSACGTAREVGTFSHRLPADMMVANPKHRALAEKIWKLPDGTIPPKPGFHAVVQDRKLKDGELNAYWVMCNNNMQAGPNINEERLPGYRNPANFVVCSDPYPTATAQAADLILPTAMWVEKEGGYGNAERRTQVWYQQVKAQGDAKSDLWQLMEFSKRFQMEEIWDEELLAKKPEYRGKSMYEVLYRNGQVDKYPLSEAQELNDDAQAQGFYLQKGLFEEYAEFGRGHGHDLAPYDRYHQERGLRWPVVDGKETKWRFLEGSDPYVPKGEGFRFYGQKDGKANIIFAPYEPAPESPDSEYDMWLCTGRVLEHWHTGTMTRRVPELYKAVPDALCYIHPDDAQARGLRRGDEVLLASRRGEVRCRVETRGRNRPPAGLVFVPFFDARILINKLIMDATDPLSKQTDYKKCPIKITKV; encoded by the coding sequence ATGAAAATGACAAGACGTGCGTTTGTTAAAGCAAACGCCGCTGCATCCGCTGCAGCTGTTGCTGGCATTACCCTCCCCGCTGCCGCAACCAACCTTATCGTCAGCTCAGATCAAACCAAAATTAAGTGGGACAAAGCCCCGTGTCGTTTCTGTGGCACCGGTTGTTCCGTCTTAGTTGGTACTCAAAATGGCCAAGTAGTTGCAACTCAAGGCGACCCTGAAGCGCCAGTAAACCGCGGCCTTAACTGTATTAAGGGCTACTTCCTATCGAAGATCATGTACGGTAAAGACCGTCTACAAACGCCAATGCTTCGTATGAAGGATGGTAAGTTTGATAAGAATGGTGATTTCGCTCCAATCTCTTGGGATCAGGCCTTCGACATCATGGCTGAGAAATGGAAAGCCGCCCTTAAAGACAAGGGGCCAACCAGCGTTGGTATGTTTGGCTCTGGCCAGTGGACTATTATGGAAGGTTACGCCGCATCGAAGATGATGAAGGCCGGCTTCCGCTCCAACAACATTGATCCAAACGCACGCCATTGCATGGCTTCCGCTGTTGGTGGGTTTATGCGTTCCTTCGGTATCGATGAGCCGATGGGGTGCTACGATGATTTCGAACATGCCGACTCGTTTGTGCTTTGGGGCTCAAACATGGCTGAGATGCACCCAGTTCTTTGGACCCGCATTACCGATCGTCGCCTAAGTAATCCACACGTAAAAGTTAACGTACTTTCGACCTATTATCACCGTTCGTTTGAACTGGCTGATAACGGTATGATCTTCGAACCGCAAACCGATTTAGCCATCGCTAACTTCATTGCTAACTACATCATCGAAAACGATGCAGTTAACTGGGACTTCGTTGAAAAGCACACCAAATTCAAACGTGCTACGACCGACATCGGTTATGGTCTCCGAGATGAGCACCCTTTGCAACAGCAAGCCAAGAACCCGAATGTTGGCACTATGCATGAGATGAGCTTTGAGCAATACAAAGCCTCGGTAGCGGAATACACCATTGAAAAAGCGGTTGAAATGTCTGGCGTACCAGCAGATAGACTACTGCAGATGGCCAAGCAATACGCAGATCCAAACACTAAGGTGATGTCACTATGGACCATGGGAATGAACCAACATACCCGTGGCGTGTGGATGAACAGCTTGGTTTACAACATTCACTTATTGACCGGAAAGATCTCGCAACCAGGTAACAGCCCGTTCTCATTGACTGGCCAGCCCTCAGCCTGCGGTACTGCCCGTGAAGTGGGTACATTCTCCCACCGCTTACCTGCGGATATGATGGTGGCGAATCCAAAGCATCGTGCGTTGGCCGAAAAAATCTGGAAGCTGCCAGATGGCACCATCCCGCCAAAGCCCGGTTTCCATGCAGTAGTGCAGGACCGTAAGCTCAAAGATGGCGAACTTAACGCCTACTGGGTGATGTGTAACAACAACATGCAGGCGGGGCCGAACATCAACGAAGAGCGTTTACCGGGTTACCGTAACCCAGCTAACTTTGTTGTCTGTTCCGATCCCTACCCTACTGCAACGGCACAAGCAGCGGATCTTATCTTGCCTACTGCCATGTGGGTTGAAAAAGAGGGTGGTTACGGCAACGCCGAGCGTCGTACTCAAGTGTGGTATCAACAAGTTAAAGCACAAGGTGATGCCAAATCCGATTTATGGCAGCTGATGGAGTTCTCTAAGCGCTTCCAGATGGAAGAGATCTGGGATGAAGAGCTGTTAGCGAAGAAACCTGAGTATCGCGGTAAAAGCATGTACGAGGTGTTATATCGCAACGGCCAGGTCGATAAATACCCGCTGTCGGAGGCGCAAGAACTGAACGATGACGCACAGGCCCAGGGGTTCTATTTGCAAAAAGGCCTATTCGAAGAGTACGCCGAATTTGGTCGCGGCCATGGTCACGATCTTGCCCCTTACGACCGCTACCACCAAGAGCGCGGCCTACGTTGGCCTGTCGTTGATGGTAAAGAAACCAAGTGGCGTTTCTTAGAAGGTTCAGATCCATACGTACCCAAAGGGGAAGGGTTCCGTTTCTACGGCCAGAAAGATGGCAAAGCCAACATCATCTTTGCCCCATACGAGCCAGCACCAGAATCGCCCGATTCTGAATACGATATGTGGCTATGTACCGGCCGAGTACTTGAGCATTGGCATACCGGCACTATGACTCGTCGAGTACCCGAGCTCTACAAAGCGGTGCCCGATGCGTTGTGTTACATCCACCCAGACGATGCCCAAGCACGTGGCCTACGTCGCGGTGACGAAGTACTGCTTGCTTCTCGTCGAGGTGAGGTGCGTTGTCGAGTTGAAACCCGTGGCCGTAATCGTCCGCCAGCAGGCTTAGTGTTCGTACCGTTCTTCGATGCTCGTATCTTGATTAACAAGTTGATTATGGACGCAACCGATCCGTTATCGAAGCAGACCGATTACAAGAAGTGCCCAATCAAGATCACCAAGGTATAG
- a CDS encoding TIGR02808 family protein, whose protein sequence is MSTLESVIWHVLGYIAMPLIILAGFAAVAAISLWVLSLNQDKKQS, encoded by the coding sequence ATGAGTACGTTAGAGTCAGTAATTTGGCATGTCCTAGGTTATATCGCCATGCCGTTAATTATCCTCGCTGGTTTTGCCGCAGTCGCCGCAATCTCGCTGTGGGTCCTGTCGCTAAACCAAGACAAAAAACAAAGCTAA
- a CDS encoding DUF2897 family protein, with amino-acid sequence MNNWPLYLLILLVFGVIVSNMLAIKRLDNIKVPPLLKKQPSLSAELQSKLDKVEKELQLHQSRPQNNQE; translated from the coding sequence ATGAATAACTGGCCTCTCTATCTACTTATCTTATTGGTGTTCGGGGTCATCGTCAGCAATATGCTGGCAATCAAACGCCTCGATAACATCAAGGTACCACCACTACTGAAAAAACAGCCGTCACTCTCGGCAGAGCTGCAATCTAAACTCGATAAGGTCGAGAAAGAGTTGCAGCTGCACCAAAGTAGACCCCAAAACAACCAAGAGTAG
- a CDS encoding peptide MFS transporter, with the protein MWNRLNKSMMFCQMMFGLSFYGVMVILTRFFLDDMGYSEADTMMVVGAFSAIGPLFAIAGGFIADKFLGAYRSLTIAYLGFAAGYSMLVAGAITKQVPMALMGIALASYARGLMSPSYPSLYRSTFKTQEDFENGFPVNYSVNNIGAFLGQYLFPMLALAVGFNGSFALSASFAAMALAVMVLNGQQMKAIAAEIDQQPVSQKNWLLFGLTSVAMIGLVFFMFANMDIGQNIVYAIGLAAIAYFTWLMIKSDKAQALKMGTILIMVILTTAFFVYYGQMMTSMNMVSINTMRGDLFGFIPFEPEAAMAMNPLWCMVAGPIIAWFFASMDKRNIHISTATRVAGSFILTAIAFGILTFAVKTIGTDVVIRPEWFFAIHGFLAFGEVIVGSMVVAFILSVAPKSIENFSVSLFSVAIAMSGIVGAAISTTIAMEKGQEITQSFVQTTYGDFYQLLTNAAVVMVIIALLSSSAITKMLASAKAQESDTEGAQAVKA; encoded by the coding sequence ATGTGGAATAGACTGAATAAGTCGATGATGTTTTGCCAAATGATGTTTGGCTTGTCGTTCTATGGCGTGATGGTGATCTTAACCCGCTTCTTCCTGGATGATATGGGCTACAGCGAAGCCGATACCATGATGGTCGTTGGCGCGTTCTCCGCTATCGGCCCGTTATTTGCGATTGCCGGTGGCTTCATCGCCGACAAATTTTTAGGAGCATATCGCTCGTTAACCATAGCCTATCTAGGCTTTGCTGCCGGTTACTCGATGTTAGTTGCGGGCGCGATCACCAAGCAGGTTCCAATGGCGCTGATGGGTATTGCCCTTGCGTCTTACGCTCGTGGTTTGATGTCTCCGTCCTACCCAAGTCTCTATCGCAGCACCTTTAAAACCCAAGAAGACTTCGAAAACGGTTTTCCGGTTAACTATTCTGTCAACAACATTGGCGCGTTTTTAGGACAGTACCTGTTCCCTATGTTGGCGCTCGCGGTTGGTTTCAACGGCTCATTTGCGCTTTCAGCAAGCTTCGCAGCAATGGCGCTAGCGGTAATGGTATTGAACGGTCAACAGATGAAAGCGATAGCCGCTGAGATAGACCAACAACCGGTAAGCCAAAAAAATTGGCTGCTGTTTGGCCTTACCTCAGTAGCAATGATTGGCTTGGTATTCTTTATGTTTGCCAACATGGATATTGGTCAAAACATCGTATATGCCATTGGCCTTGCTGCCATCGCCTACTTTACATGGTTGATGATTAAGTCCGATAAAGCCCAAGCGCTGAAAATGGGGACCATTCTAATCATGGTGATTCTGACCACGGCTTTCTTCGTGTACTACGGCCAGATGATGACCTCAATGAACATGGTATCAATCAACACCATGCGCGGTGACCTATTCGGCTTTATCCCATTTGAGCCAGAAGCAGCTATGGCGATGAACCCGCTGTGGTGTATGGTCGCAGGCCCTATCATCGCTTGGTTCTTTGCCAGCATGGACAAACGAAACATCCACATTTCTACTGCAACCCGAGTAGCGGGATCGTTTATTCTGACCGCTATCGCCTTTGGGATCTTAACCTTTGCGGTCAAAACCATTGGTACCGATGTAGTTATCCGCCCTGAGTGGTTTTTCGCTATTCACGGCTTCTTGGCCTTTGGTGAAGTAATCGTTGGTTCCATGGTGGTTGCATTTATTTTATCGGTCGCGCCTAAGTCGATTGAAAACTTCTCGGTAAGTCTGTTCTCAGTTGCCATTGCCATGTCTGGCATTGTTGGAGCTGCAATCTCAACCACCATTGCAATGGAGAAAGGCCAAGAGATCACCCAGTCGTTCGTACAAACCACTTACGGCGACTTCTATCAGTTGCTTACTAATGCGGCTGTAGTGATGGTAATCATCGCCCTCTTATCATCCTCTGCTATCACTAAGATGCTTGCCAGTGCCAAGGCACAAGAAAGCGATACCGAAGGTGCCCAAGCAGTAAAAGCGTAA
- a CDS encoding alpha/beta hydrolase, protein MMKIALSLLLASLLYLAIAMVLVWLPIKREQTDNGLHFDQLTIVNPVNFGGATQYFIARDGKSLFYRQLNGGGELVIILLHGSGTEGRYLLPLAQQLNQQLDATVVVPDLRGHGKSSLTNRGDIDYLGQFTHDLDDLNSHLRRQYRHAKFVLGGHSSGGGLAIRYGGEGLQQMDGYLLLAPYLGYQAPTVRENSGGWVQVVGYRYAGLAMLNNIGITQFNDKAVLFFNRPAALTGPMQAEHYSYRLNESLAPQDYGMLLGNNKAPILVLVGAKDESFYADRFESTFAAVAPHAKVQIITNVTHLGLPNDSRAMKSINQWVRSQLIAPK, encoded by the coding sequence ATGATGAAGATAGCTTTGAGTTTACTGCTGGCATCGCTGCTTTATCTTGCCATCGCGATGGTATTGGTATGGCTTCCGATAAAGCGGGAGCAGACTGACAATGGGCTGCATTTTGACCAGCTCACCATCGTTAATCCTGTTAACTTTGGTGGTGCTACCCAGTATTTCATCGCTCGAGATGGTAAGTCATTGTTTTATCGCCAGCTCAATGGTGGTGGTGAATTAGTCATCATATTGCTCCATGGTTCCGGTACCGAGGGGCGTTATCTACTACCACTGGCTCAACAGCTTAACCAACAACTTGATGCAACAGTTGTGGTTCCAGATCTACGAGGTCACGGCAAGTCATCACTGACTAACCGCGGCGATATCGATTATCTTGGTCAGTTTACCCACGATCTTGATGATCTAAACAGTCACCTACGACGGCAGTATCGACACGCGAAGTTTGTGTTAGGTGGGCATTCCTCTGGAGGTGGCTTAGCTATCCGCTACGGCGGCGAAGGGCTACAACAGATGGATGGCTATCTATTGCTTGCCCCCTACTTGGGCTATCAAGCACCAACAGTCCGGGAAAACAGTGGCGGTTGGGTGCAAGTGGTTGGTTACCGTTATGCTGGTTTGGCGATGCTTAACAACATCGGCATTACTCAGTTTAACGATAAAGCGGTGTTGTTTTTTAACCGGCCAGCGGCGCTGACAGGACCAATGCAGGCCGAGCACTATTCGTACCGTCTGAATGAGTCACTTGCCCCACAAGACTACGGCATGCTGCTTGGTAATAATAAGGCCCCCATTTTAGTGTTGGTTGGTGCTAAGGATGAGTCGTTTTACGCTGATAGGTTTGAATCGACCTTTGCTGCTGTTGCCCCTCATGCGAAGGTGCAGATAATTACCAATGTCACTCATTTGGGGTTGCCCAATGATTCCCGGGCGATGAAGTCGATAAATCAATGGGTTCGGTCGCAGTTAATAGCGCCAAAGTAG
- a CDS encoding type 1 glutamine amidotransferase domain-containing protein has translation MAAAKRILMVLTSHAELGNSGEKTGFWVEEFAAPYYVFKDAGAEVVLASPLGGQPPVDPKSELADYQTEATRRFDNDVDAKASLATTITLAEVDSSNFDAVFFPGGHGPLWDLVDNPESLALIEQMIEGNKPVSAVCHASAVLLQAQDCAGQPLVKGKAITGFSNSEEDAVQLTGVVPFLLEDELIARGGDYQKVADWHPFAVQDGLLITGQNPASSELVAEKVLAQLG, from the coding sequence ATGGCAGCTGCCAAACGGATTTTGATGGTGCTTACTTCTCACGCTGAGCTAGGTAATAGCGGCGAAAAAACCGGCTTTTGGGTGGAGGAGTTCGCTGCCCCTTATTACGTTTTTAAGGATGCTGGTGCTGAGGTGGTGTTGGCCTCGCCATTGGGTGGACAACCGCCGGTTGACCCTAAAAGTGAGTTGGCCGATTATCAAACCGAAGCAACACGTCGGTTTGATAATGACGTTGATGCCAAAGCGAGCTTAGCGACCACAATTACCTTGGCAGAAGTTGATAGTAGCAACTTTGATGCGGTATTTTTTCCTGGCGGACACGGTCCACTCTGGGATCTGGTTGATAACCCTGAATCATTGGCGTTGATTGAACAGATGATTGAGGGTAATAAGCCGGTTTCAGCTGTTTGCCACGCTAGTGCGGTGTTGTTGCAAGCGCAAGACTGTGCTGGCCAACCCTTGGTTAAGGGTAAAGCTATTACCGGATTCAGTAATAGCGAAGAGGATGCAGTGCAACTTACTGGGGTGGTACCGTTTTTGTTGGAAGATGAGTTGATTGCTCGCGGTGGAGATTATCAGAAAGTGGCTGATTGGCACCCGTTTGCGGTTCAGGATGGCTTGTTGATCACCGGTCAAAACCCAGCGAGCTCAGAGTTGGTAGCTGAAAAAGTGTTGGCGCAGCTTGGTTAA
- a CDS encoding chaperone NapD: MMALEEVHISSLVVQVKPEHLDAIKAQITALANTEIHGESAEGKLVVVLETANQGFVTDTIDKINNLPNVLNTFLVYHQIEHLDSQEEDAS, from the coding sequence ATGATGGCACTGGAAGAAGTACATATATCCAGCCTAGTTGTTCAGGTTAAACCCGAACATTTAGACGCAATCAAGGCGCAGATTACCGCTCTGGCCAACACCGAAATCCACGGCGAGAGCGCCGAAGGAAAGCTGGTTGTGGTGTTGGAAACAGCCAATCAAGGCTTCGTAACCGACACCATCGATAAAATCAACAACCTACCAAACGTGCTGAATACGTTCTTGGTTTACCACCAAATTGAACATCTTGACTCCCAAGAAGAGGACGCTTCATGA
- a CDS encoding LysR family transcriptional regulator encodes MELSFEQLKSMVVFAHVAKNRSFSGAAAEIGLSRGVVSYHVKKLEQQLSVSLINRSTRRLSLTEAGQQYFQYCRVITEQASLAQQQIENTKDEPEGLLKLSCPVNVGLQLLVPALNQFKRLYPKIALEVSFNDDVVNLVEEGFDLAVRGAPLPDSTLHATKLATLNTGLFAAPEYIAEHGAPQTPQQLPEHQWVIYQTGAKTLQIQDDDRSYSIKPNGSISTNNAAARTAFVEGGHGIARIPLYDATPKVKQGTVVQLLSQYQFQPIEVYAVYAAGNTSTKKLRILLDHLKHYFQDKQ; translated from the coding sequence ATGGAGCTCTCATTCGAACAACTGAAAAGCATGGTGGTGTTCGCACATGTTGCCAAAAATCGAAGTTTTAGCGGGGCTGCAGCCGAAATTGGACTATCCCGCGGCGTCGTTAGTTATCATGTTAAAAAGCTCGAACAACAGCTCAGTGTATCACTTATTAACCGATCGACCCGACGGCTATCATTGACCGAAGCAGGACAGCAATACTTCCAATATTGTCGAGTTATTACTGAGCAAGCCAGCCTTGCGCAACAACAGATTGAAAACACCAAGGATGAGCCTGAGGGCTTACTTAAGCTTAGCTGCCCGGTGAATGTCGGGCTGCAGTTGTTAGTACCAGCGTTAAACCAGTTTAAACGCCTATATCCAAAAATAGCGTTAGAGGTAAGCTTCAACGACGACGTGGTAAACCTCGTCGAAGAGGGGTTTGATCTTGCAGTGCGTGGGGCCCCGCTGCCTGACTCGACATTACATGCAACCAAATTGGCGACGTTAAATACCGGGTTATTCGCCGCTCCTGAGTATATTGCTGAACATGGAGCTCCCCAAACGCCACAACAACTACCTGAGCATCAATGGGTGATCTATCAAACCGGTGCTAAAACCCTACAGATTCAAGATGACGACCGCAGCTATAGCATCAAACCTAATGGCAGCATCAGTACTAACAATGCCGCTGCTCGTACTGCATTTGTTGAGGGGGGCCATGGCATAGCAAGGATCCCGTTATATGACGCCACTCCAAAAGTAAAGCAAGGCACCGTGGTGCAATTATTATCCCAATATCAATTCCAACCGATTGAGGTGTATGCTGTTTACGCTGCCGGTAACACTTCAACCAAGAAGTTACGGATACTGCTTGATCACCTAAAACACTACTTTCAAGATAAACAGTAA
- the napF gene encoding ferredoxin-type protein NapF: MINQGRRALFRPQQDAPIRMPWTVVENDFLANCTRCNQCIDACEPKIIVKGSGGFPSIDFSHNECTFCQQCVQACPEPVFRSIDEQPWQLKAQINDGCLAQQRVECRSCGDSCEPQAIRFKLTVGMAALPQIDLDQCNGCGACVSVCPTTAITMISKQEKQ; this comes from the coding sequence ATGATCAACCAAGGTCGGCGAGCACTATTTCGCCCTCAACAAGACGCACCAATTCGGATGCCGTGGACCGTCGTCGAGAACGACTTCCTAGCCAACTGTACTCGCTGCAATCAGTGCATCGATGCTTGTGAACCAAAGATCATAGTTAAGGGTTCCGGTGGATTTCCTAGCATCGACTTTAGCCACAATGAATGCACTTTTTGCCAGCAATGTGTCCAGGCTTGCCCGGAACCGGTGTTTCGTTCTATCGATGAACAGCCGTGGCAGCTCAAGGCGCAAATCAATGATGGCTGCCTTGCGCAACAACGGGTTGAATGCCGTAGCTGTGGCGATAGCTGCGAGCCGCAAGCAATCCGCTTTAAGTTAACGGTGGGCATGGCAGCTCTGCCACAGATTGACTTAGACCAATGCAATGGTTGTGGCGCCTGTGTTTCAGTGTGCCCAACAACCGCGATAACCATGATATCCAAACAAGAGAAACAATGA